ACTTGAATTTGCAGTTGGGTGAGTCTTATGGCGTTGGTATGAAATTTCTAGATGAGGCTAGTTGTTGGGATTTGTTCACCAACACTGTGTTTGGGGGAGAAAGTTTTCCTCCTGAGTTGGAAGATATTGGAAAGAAAATTGTAGCAAATTGTAAAGGGCTTCCTTTATCAATTGCTACAATTGGAGGTCTTTTGGCAAAATCTGAGCGCACTAGAGAATATTGGGTGCGCATAGagcaaaatttaaattcaatagTCATTACGAATAATGATGAATTTTGCTTGAAAATATTGCGAATGAGCTATACGTATCTGCCCAACTATTTGAAGCCATGTTTTTTGTATATGGGTGtttttgaggaagatcgttcaATCCGTGCCTCAATGTTGAAGAAGCTATGGGTTTCTGAAGGATTTTTGAAACCCGTGAGTGGAAAATGTTTGGAAACAATGGCAGAAGAGTACTTGAAGGAGTTGGTAGATAGAAATCTGATTTTGGTTGATGAGTTGGGGTTGAGTGGAAATGTAAAGTTTTGTAAGCTTCATGATTTGTTGAGGGACGTGTGCTTGAAAGAAGTTGAAAAGGAGAGGTTTTATGGTATCATAGGAGAGTTTCCTTTAGTCAAAGATAACGAACGTCGGGTTGTTTTTCAAAATGCTGGAAGAAGGGTAATACGTGAAGTCTCGAGATCCTTGTCACATGTTCGTTCTATAATATGTTATGAGGGGATAAACTTTGAAAGGCCTCACAACCTTAGATTGTTGAGAACAGTCAAAGCATATGATAGAGATACACATCGACGAGATAAGACTATCGAAGGTGGTGTTCATTTCCTAGGCAATGTTTTTCAATTGGTGAACTCACGGCACATTGCTGTTAGACTTCATTCTGAGTACCAATCATTCCCGTCTTCAATCAATTTGCTTTGGAATCTATCTACGTTAATTGTTCATGTTGAGCCTCGGCATGAAGTTGTTGCACCGATTGAGATTTGGAAATTGCATCAACTTAGGCATCTCGAGTGTATGAGTTTACAAACGGACAGAGGAGGATTGATTCTACCAGATCCTCCGAGTGAGATGGTTATCATGGAGAATCTACAAACGCTCAGAGGAGTACATAATTTGTATTTGAATGAGGAGGTTGTTCAAAGAATTCCCAATGTCCAGAAATTGCATCTAATTTACAATTCCGAATATATGGAGAGAGCAAACTGTTTAAGCAATCTTGAGTGTCTGAGTAAATTGGAAAACTTCTACTGCAGCATCTATCGcggatatgatgagtatttgCAGAGGATTAGTTTCCCACACtccctcaagaagttgaagttAATTCTCAATAGTGTGGAGTTGGATGAGATACTACAAAAGATAGGGTGGTTGCCCCTTCTTCAGAAGTTAGAATTATGGGGTGGTACATTCAAAAGAGGCAAGTGGGACACTATTGAGGGCCAATTCCGGAGCCTCAAGCTACTACAATTGGACTATTGTAATGGTCTAAAAAATTGGACGATGGCAGAGAGCTCCCACTTTCCACTTCTCCAGGAGCTTCGTCTTCTAGGATTAGATGAATTGGAGGAGATCCCTTCAGAAGTTGGAGAAATAGCGACGCTGAAATCAATTACTTTGAAATATTGCAGTGAATCAGCGGTAGTGTCAGCGAAAAAGATAGTAGAAGAACAAGAGGAATTGCAAGGAGACCAACTAGAGCTTCGTGTTCGAGCTGAAGTTTGGAATAGAAGACTGCAGAGGTTGGCAAGTCCCAACTTTGAAGTTACAGGGATTTTCAATGCCAAGTTATTAGAATCATCCAGTATACAGTATCCACAAGTCTTTCTATTTGAATAACTCGTTTAGTTTCTGTTGGATCCTTTGGGAAAGTCATGTGCTTAAACTTTCTTACATTAGATCACCAATTGCCCCTTGTTGACCACAAACAATGAGTACACGTTGGGAAAGGCATGTGCTTAAACAAAcaattgttttttgttttgataTAATTTGCTTTATCAACTCCTATTCcaagtatttaaaaaaaaaaagttctctTATTCCAAATTTGAGTAGAACATGCTAGAACTAGACCTTTCATCGCATTTCATGGTATAATCTCTGTTTGAAAGCCAACCAGTCGTTAACGAGGAACCAATTGTTGGAGACCTCAAACAATCTTCTTTGTATATTACTTCATGATTGAGTTATATATGTGCATAGCTCAACTGATTATATGATTGGTGTTTGTTTACCCTCTTCATTGATCTAAGCCAATATTTTGCTTGTTTGATAATGTTATGGTGTACATGAGTTATTGGAAAAATGAGCGTCTTACTTTTAAGCTTGTAATGTTATGGTGTACATGAGTTATCCTTCGAACTACCACTATTTTGAGCATTTACtttacatgattgataagatgagTAATTGAATATTCTTATTGTTAAGAGTATGATTTTCTAAATAGAAACAATAACGTTACTAATTAATACTCTTTTAACTTAGCCATATTAGACTATTCTTATGCGGAAAAAGATTCATAGGATTACGGTAGCTCTATGGAGTGGAGTTGATGCGTTTCAAGATTGTACAAAATGCAATGCCTCCAAAAATGAATCTCGCCAAAATAGAAGGCCAAAACCTGTGGATATTTAACCCAACCAAGTGGCTCAAGAACTGCACCATCTTCATGTAGCCGTTTTGGTGAGATTCGACTCTGAAGATTTAAGCTATATAATTCTGTTCTTGAATTGTGATTTTTGTTGCTTGGTTGTTGATGGTTTAATTTACCATTGATTAAGCAAGAAAAATTGGGTTATATATGTTGAAGCTATTGTTGAAGGATTTGAAGCTGCTTTAGTTGGACTCTTTTCCGGTCAACATATAGGGAATTGCagttgaagagagagagggcgaaCAATAGACTCAATTTTCCATGTCAACAAATTAAGTGTTTCTCAAGACTGCTAATAAAAAGAAACATAAAATTCTTAATAATGCCAATTCAGCATATACCTTCACCATTATTTGAGCAATGGAATGAGAAAGTTAAGGTCCAAAAGATTAACGAAAATGCCCCAAATATTGTATCAGTACTCGATGTTTATACGACACATCCCAGAGAATATACTTCTGTAAACATAGTACTTAAGCTGCGTTTACgttgatggaaaatgagagagaaaatatattttcacccATTTTCTATCATTTTTCACATGTTTAGTATGGTGGAATATTTTTTCGGGCGGCTTCTTTTAACTCCTTTATACTTtaatgttggattatattatcctATAataggggtgtgaaaatattttttaacttttttttttatcttttcatatctaataaacatataataaaaaataggagaaaaatataatattttttcgtCTTTTACAACCGAAATAAACGTACCCTAAGTAAAATAGGTGCTACAGAATTAGTCATACTTTCATTTATCAGCCCAATAGCAAAGATGAGTCCAGCCCAATTTCATTCCCTCTCTTCCACTCCCTCTAAAATGGACCCATTCTTTAATTAAGAGATCCAACAAACATAAATTCGGCCCACAAATTACAAGGCTTAACACCACTTTAATTTCATGTTACATAATCAAACTCAAAAGCCCCAATCTGATTAACTTAGCTTATGCAAATTTAATCCATttgaaaaaaatcacataatatGATGATATCGAGAAATTAAATATAGTCGAGGAAGACAATGTCGAGAATATTGATGATCCACTTTAATATCAAGTGACTTGTGTGTTATTGAGAGATGTAGTTTAATCCCCAAATATCCATCTCTAAGCTAAAAAGCCAAACAAAACATACCTCATCAAAGTTATAGTATCTAGAGTTCATTACTGATTAAGGATGGGGCATGTTTGGTCTTGGTGTTACACCGTTGATATGTGCTCAATATCAACGGTGTTAAAGAGCAAaccttttctttttcacttaAGGCCCTCGAAATATCATGACTGCACCTAATAAAGAGGTTTATATTTGGTcacatatattaaaataataattaaaaaaaaacacatataTTGCACCATCAAGTACTAGTACTCCCCTCGCCCAAAAATAtggtatttttgtaattttgatTCGTTTATAAGCAATGTATAGTATGATCTGATTTCTTAtgattgaaatatttttttataattgtttATACATGCGAGGATATTCCTAATTCAATTCAAACATCAATATGTATATAtcagataaatttatatatttttttttgtaaatatgcaATATGTAATATGGAAAATATCCTTGAAATAAATTATGTAATGGGGTAAAATAGACAATCTAAATTTTGTGCCCAAAACACTTTTTCTGttagtatagatatagattaataTGGATGTGGTGTTTATATTTTTGTACACATTATTTTCTGATATTATCAATCTTTTCTGATATTATCAATCTCTTTCAcacttaatatttttaaaaaaaattatctaacaaatcatttaaaaattactccctccgtcaacGAAAATATGGCCTAAAGGACGATGACACAAGTTTTCAGAAAACTtgtattgtttatttaatgagtggagaaagggtctaTAAATttaagggcaaaggtgcagattgccccctgaactacaccccctagagcttttagccccccattctcggtcaaggcgcgttgacctccccaaaGTCTCGGAAGAAGGGTGCAGATTGCCCCCTGCGTTAAACGGCTGTTACACGCcgttaacttaatttttttttaattttctagtggGCTCCATCCCCAaccagcagcagaactaccaaTACGACGCTGAGTCCGTCCGCCGCGCCACCTGC
This is a stretch of genomic DNA from Salvia miltiorrhiza cultivar Shanhuang (shh) unplaced genomic scaffold, IMPLAD_Smil_shh fragScaff_scaffold_2_2:::fragment_3, whole genome shotgun sequence. It encodes these proteins:
- the LOC131002879 gene encoding late blight resistance protein R1-A-like, with protein sequence MAAYGALVSLMHIIDRLEKHPSPPISIYKQQLESLTENVTFLQDFLDAYIPPAVDDHEADPLECRIADAVYAAEDVIESQIVLQIHNRYTIIGDIIITLGVATIEEDFYHDLQQVIEEMNLIKKEAMEIATGADQMQRKVSSTHAGSSSTVKESMMVGFDEVLLEVLDKLTGGQLSRQIIPIMGMGGIGKTTLARHVFQHALVKEHFDICAWTTISQTYNVREALREFLSQVSGNSGSDDLSEGELGLKLYQYLWGRRYLIIMDDMWSIEVWDKIRSSFPDCNDGSRIIVTTRMSNLNLQLGESYGVGMKFLDEASCWDLFTNTVFGGESFPPELEDIGKKIVANCKGLPLSIATIGGLLAKSERTREYWVRIEQNLNSIVITNNDEFCLKILRMSYTYLPNYLKPCFLYMGVFEEDRSIRASMLKKLWVSEGFLKPVSGKCLETMAEEYLKELVDRNLILVDELGLSGNVKFCKLHDLLRDVCLKEVEKERFYGIIGEFPLVKDNERRVVFQNAGRRVIREVSRSLSHVRSIICYEGINFERPHNLRLLRTVKAYDRDTHRRDKTIEGGVHFLGNVFQLVNSRHIAVRLHSEYQSFPSSINLLWNLSTLIVHVEPRHEVVAPIEIWKLHQLRHLECMSLQTDRGGLILPDPPSEMVIMENLQTLRGVHNLYLNEEVVQRIPNVQKLHLIYNSEYMERANCLSNLECLSKLENFYCSIYRGYDEYLQRISFPHSLKKLKLILNSVELDEILQKIGWLPLLQKLELWGGTFKRGKWDTIEGQFRSLKLLQLDYCNGLKNWTMAESSHFPLLQELRLLGLDELEEIPSEVGEIATLKSITLKYCSESAVVSAKKIVEEQEELQGDQLELRVRAEVWNRRLQRLASPNFEVTGIFNAKLLESSSIQYPQVFLFE